The following DNA comes from Syntrophorhabdaceae bacterium.
GAGGACATGGGGTCCCTATCGATATTAAGGATAGGAGCAAGGCGACCTGCTGATGCAAGACATGATATCGATATTGGTTGGCCTCCTATGCCTCATTTTGAACCGATGGTTGGGGCATGCCGCCTACATTCGGCAGCCCCAACGATACCTTCTTCGGAATTCCCCGTTCAGCGAATGGACTTTTCGAACAGGGTTCGTGGTCATTGGACTATTTTTTTGATAGCGGGAATCTTGGGTTTTTTACGGCTCTAGGCCCAAGGGATCAAGAAAAGAGTCGTTGCATAGAGGCAAGGAAACTGTGGGTACGCTGTAAAGAAGCACGTAACTGACCGTATTCCATGGGGAACGAGAGGGACGGGCGCAAATATAAGTAAATAAATAAGTCGATAACACCATCAAGTGCCGATATGAGACATCAATGATCGCAGGCTCTACCCTCCCATCACGAACTTCTCCAGGTCCTCCACCTTCTCGATCAGTTCACCCGTGCTCTTACGCTTCCGGATATCTCTCTTCAGTTCTTCCAGGCGATACTCGATATCAAGCTTCGTCTTCTCTTCGAGATACGCCCGTCTGAACTCCTCAGACTTCATCTGCTCTTTGAAATACTTCTCCGCAATGTTCATTGCTCTCCTCTGCATGTGTGCCCGATGGCTTTTGCCGCAAGATTACCTCAGAGCCGCGTCATTCAAATAGGTCTGCATGACTTCCCGTTCTTTCGAAAACGATCTCCTTCTTATCTAACTTGTAAACCAGGAGCCGATCGGGCGCTAGGTGGCATTCCCTGCGATCCTTGAAGGGCCCTTTGAGGGGATGGTCCCGGTAGCTCTTATCCAAGGGTTCTTCCTCAATCAACGCTGTCACGACCCGCTTCAGTTTCTCCATATCTTTATTTCCCGCCCGTTGCATCCTCTTGATGTCCTTATGAAACTGCTTCGTATAGACGGGCCTGCGCATCAGATCCCGAGCCTCGCAAACATATCGTCGGCATCCTTACACTTTACAAGATCTTTCCTCTGATCTGTTTTTCGGAAGGTCTGCGCGGTAACCTTGTTCGGTACTCTCACCTCAAAGGGCAGTCCGTGACGAAGCCGTATCTGACTAAAGAATATGTTGATTGCCTCTGTGGTGTTCAGTCCTAGTTCCTTGAGGATACCCTCTACCTCCTCCTTCAGCTCCGGACTCGTGCGTGCTCGTATCGTTGTGGTTTTTGCCATGACACCAACTCCTCCTTGAATGTATGGTCCATAGTGTAGCACAATTGGGGCACAGAAGCTCTTTCTTTATTCGTTGACGCCGGCCGCGCCCGGCTACAATTGCATTTGTTAGGCACACGTACGCTCCTTGAAAAATTGAATCTATAGCTACGCAGCCGCGCTCCTCGCAAACCCTCTCCCCGAGATGTTCTCCGCTCTTCCGCGAACTCGAACCACCGGGTTATCTGCCTCAATAATCCGCTAATCTATGTGGACCCGAGCGGGCACTTCAGCTTCCATTTGGGAAGCTTCTTCAGGTCATTCCTGAGAGTGCTGGAATTCGCTGCCATCGAAGCAGCCTTCGGTCCGCAGTCGTTACTGATAGCACAGCAGACACATTGGAACGTCCGGGACACGGCAGTGCAAAGTGCAATTGGCGATGCGGCTGCCGGAGTTGGTGCGGGAGCCGGAATATTGGCTGGCCCCGGGCTGACAGGTGCGGTCGCGGCTGGCGCCGCCGGTGGTGCCACGGGGGGTGGATTAAGTGCTGCCTACTACGGAGGGAACGTCGGGCAGGACATGCTGAGAGGCGCTGCTTATGGCGCGGCTACGAGCCTTGCCTTCTATGGCGCTGTGCAGTTATATACATGGGCAGTGCCCGGGGACCCGGCAGCGGGTATGAAGTTTGCGGATGCAGGTCCTAAGAACGAGAACTCGATGAACGATTCAGGC
Coding sequences within:
- a CDS encoding type II toxin-antitoxin system YafQ family toxin, with protein sequence MRRPVYTKQFHKDIKRMQRAGNKDMEKLKRVVTALIEEEPLDKSYRDHPLKGPFKDRRECHLAPDRLLVYKLDKKEIVFERTGSHADLFE
- a CDS encoding type II toxin-antitoxin system RelB/DinJ family antitoxin; protein product: MAKTTTIRARTSPELKEEVEGILKELGLNTTEAINIFFSQIRLRHGLPFEVRVPNKVTAQTFRKTDQRKDLVKCKDADDMFARLGI